A region from the Triticum aestivum cultivar Chinese Spring chromosome 3D, IWGSC CS RefSeq v2.1, whole genome shotgun sequence genome encodes:
- the LOC123074899 gene encoding uncharacterized protein, protein MAISMERRKMKPVLALVLLLSCHLLLPLVSSVPVSRSVALGNHLASASSLTLEAAPVQGVVTAAAEERSVVGEVVARMDIEVNDYPGSSANGRHEPPRSPGRG, encoded by the exons ATGGCGATATCGATGGAGCGCAGGAAGATGAAGCCCGTCCTTGCTCTCGTGCTGCTGCTGTCGTGCCATCTTCTTCTTCCGCTGGTCTCCTCCGTGCCTGTGTCGA GAAGCGTGGCCTTGGGAAATCATCTAGCCTCAGCTTCTAGTCTAACTCTGGAGGCGGCGCCTGTTCAG GGCGTGGTGACCGCGGCCGCTGAGGAGCGAAGCGTCGTCGGCGAAGTGGTGGCGCGGATGGACATCGAGGTCAACGACTACCCTGGATCCAGCGCCAACGGCCGCCATGAGCCGCCCAGGAGCCCCGGGCGGGGGTGA
- the LOC123074900 gene encoding uncharacterized protein: MAQLYPLDLAKTRRRNIPKGGAVDNNADQTQSNSDVEGSAPYNVDPKFIGAICYNCGLPGHFVGMCSLPRNCFICKTAGHHMDVCPTWYKPYPAAHYWGSANTGLGFFHVEARDVSDSNWLNFGNVGLVVVEEGNITGDELGQCFTEMWKTNWPWQIRPYDKNKFLVRFPPNKRIAELAEYPSMNLKRKKATISFMKWGGEMPEYDSLTETWIVMEGLPPKWISWSVIAQVASILGVLVNIDWHMIFRSFYEKVRIQVAVRDPSKIPTDRVVEIQHELYLLRFAVKKDAKESSNSDNPSDPASNKIEDTNVNSDDDLLGEEMETEMEKSGKNINTPRPSAAPRGSKSNSNKTPGATIEITTGSKNQRAPLTKSYLEVVQKKTRDDFGERLLPSFEAVVNQSHDKAVGLKKQNCCEVGAYRSHQNE, translated from the coding sequence ATGGCCCAGCTTTACCCTCTGGATCTagcaaaaacaagaagaagaaatatcCCAAAGGGGGGGGCTGTGGACAACAATGCTGATCAGACACAGAGCAACAGTGATGTGGAGGGGAGTGCACCTTACAATGTTGATCCGAAGTTCATTGGAGCCATATGCTATAACTGTGGACTGCCTGGACACTTTGTTGGGATGTGCTCTCTGCCCAGGAATTGTTTCATCTGTAAAACTGCTGGCCATCATATGGATGTATGCCCCACCTGGTATAAGCCATACCCTGCTGCACACTATTGGGGGAGTGCTAACACAGGCCTGGGGTTCTTCCATGTGGAAGCTAGAGATGTTAGTGATAGCAATTGGCTTAACTTTGGAAATGTAGGCTTAGTGGTTGTGGAGGAAGGGAATATCACAGGAGATGAGCTTGGGCAATGTTTCACTGAGATGTGGAAAACCAACTGGCCATGGCAGATAAGACCATATGATAAAAACAAATTCCTGGTGAGGTTCCCCCCAAATAAAAGAATTGCTGAGCTTGCTGAGTACCCATCCATGAATCTGAAAAGGAAGAAAGCAACTATATCTTTCATGAAATGGGGAGGAGAAATGCCAGAATATGACTCCTTGACAGAAACTTGGATAGTAATGGAAGGATTGCCCCCAAAGTGGATAAGCTGGAGTGTTATAGCTCAAGTGGCATCCATTTTAGGGGTTCTGGTTAATATTGATTGGCACATGATATTCAGAAGCTTTTATGAGAAAGTGAGAATTCAAGTTGCAGTCAGAGACCCCAGCAAAATACCTACTGATAGAGTGGTGGAAATTCAGCACGAGCTGTATCTGTTGAGGTTTGCAGTGAAAAAAGATGCTAAAGAAAGCTCCAACTCTGACAACCCATCTGACCCTGCTAGCAATAAGATTGAGGACACCAATGTCAACAGTGATGATGATCTACTGGGAGAAGAAATGGAAACTGAGATGGAAAAGTCTGGGAAAAATATTAATACCCCAAGGCCCTCTGCTGCTCCTAGAGGATCCAAATCAAATAGCAACAAAACTCCTGGGGCTACTATTGAGATTACTACAGGCTCAAAAAATCAGAGAGCTCCACTGACCAAAAGCTATTTGGAAGTGGTCCAGAAGAAAACTAGAGATGATTTTGGAGAAAGGTTGCTACCTAGCTTTGAAGCTGTTGTAAATCAAAGTCATGACAAGGCTGTTGGTCTAAAAAAACAAAACTGCTGTGAAGTGGGGGCCTATAGAAGCCACCAGAATGAGTGA